The Flavobacterium commune genome contains a region encoding:
- the uvrA gene encoding excinuclease ABC subunit UvrA: MQVDFSKIDPKKNIIIKGAQVHNLKNLDVVIPRNKLVVITGLSGSGKSSLAFDTLYAEGQRRYVESLSSYARQFLGRLDKPKVEYIKGIAPAIAIEQKVNTTNARSTVGTSTEIYDYMKLLYARIGRTFSPVSGREVKKNTVSDVINDVKNLELNSKWLLLAPIHLEEGRQLEDKLKVLLQQGFSRILVNNETVRLDEFSTSLEVTEKHSFDHKDILLIVDRIVVKDEEEFYNRLADAVQTAFYEGKGICYLQELNTEKRFDYSNNFEMDGITFLEPNLHLFSFNNPYGACSSCEGYGNIIGIDAELVVPNTSLSIYENAIFPWRGESMSWYRDQLVNSAYKFDFPIHKPYFQLTEEQKELIWTGNSYFQGLNDFFKELEEKNYKIQNRVMLSRYRGKTKCQTCKGKRLRVEASYVKINGKTVSDLVDLPIKHLVDFFKNLELDEYEKQIAKRLLVEINNRLSFLTEVGLDYLTLNRNSATLSGGESQRINLATSLGSSLVGSMYILDEPSIGLHPKDSERLIKVLLSLRDLGNTVIVVEHDEDIMKAADMIIDIGPEAGTFGGELVAQGDFEEILHSTSLTAQYLNGDLEIAVPKRRRTFKNHIEIKGARENNLQNIDVTFPLDVLTVITGVSGSGKSTLIKKILFPAMQKKLDNAGEKAGQFTEISGSFSQIKHIEYVDQNPIGRSSRSNPVTYIKAYDDIRDLFAKEKLSKIRGYQAKHFSFNVDGGRCETCSGEGTINVEMVFMADVQLPCETCNGKRFKKEVLEVAFEGKNINDILTMTIDDALAFFEKNKQNKITQKLKPLQDVGLGYVQLGQSSSTLSGGEAQRIKLASFLVKGATKDKALFVFDEPTTGLHFHDIKKLLASFDALIEKGHSLLVIEHNLDLIKCADWIIDLGPEGGENGGQLLAVGTPEEIVKNKKSITAQYLKEKL; the protein is encoded by the coding sequence ATGCAAGTTGACTTTTCTAAAATAGATCCAAAGAAAAATATAATAATCAAAGGGGCTCAGGTACACAATTTAAAAAATCTCGATGTTGTCATTCCTCGAAATAAATTAGTGGTAATTACAGGACTTTCAGGCTCAGGGAAATCCAGTTTAGCATTTGATACTTTGTATGCCGAAGGACAACGTCGCTATGTGGAAAGTTTATCGTCCTATGCGAGACAATTTCTTGGACGATTAGACAAACCAAAGGTTGAATACATTAAGGGTATTGCTCCAGCCATAGCCATTGAACAAAAAGTAAACACCACTAACGCCCGTTCTACCGTAGGAACTTCGACAGAGATTTACGATTACATGAAATTATTGTATGCCCGAATTGGAAGAACATTTTCTCCGGTTTCGGGTCGTGAAGTCAAAAAAAATACGGTTTCGGATGTCATCAACGATGTAAAAAATCTGGAACTTAACAGCAAATGGTTGCTCCTTGCTCCTATTCACCTGGAAGAAGGAAGACAACTGGAAGACAAACTAAAAGTATTGCTTCAACAAGGTTTTTCCAGAATTTTAGTCAATAATGAAACGGTTCGCTTAGACGAATTCTCAACTTCGTTAGAAGTGACCGAAAAACACAGTTTTGACCACAAAGACATTCTGCTGATTGTAGACCGTATTGTTGTTAAAGACGAGGAAGAATTCTACAACCGTCTTGCCGACGCCGTACAGACTGCTTTTTATGAAGGAAAAGGAATCTGTTATTTACAGGAATTAAACACCGAAAAACGATTTGATTATTCAAATAATTTTGAGATGGACGGAATTACGTTCTTGGAACCTAATCTGCATTTATTCAGCTTTAACAATCCTTATGGCGCCTGCTCTAGCTGTGAAGGTTATGGAAACATCATTGGGATTGATGCCGAATTGGTAGTTCCAAACACCAGTTTATCGATTTACGAAAATGCTATTTTCCCTTGGCGTGGCGAAAGCATGAGTTGGTACCGCGACCAATTAGTCAATAGTGCTTACAAATTTGACTTTCCTATCCATAAACCGTATTTCCAGTTAACCGAAGAACAAAAAGAATTAATCTGGACTGGAAACTCCTATTTCCAAGGTCTGAATGACTTTTTCAAAGAACTGGAAGAGAAAAATTATAAGATACAAAATCGAGTAATGCTCTCGCGTTACCGAGGAAAAACTAAATGTCAGACCTGCAAAGGAAAACGCCTGCGTGTAGAAGCTTCTTACGTTAAAATAAATGGCAAAACCGTTTCTGATTTAGTCGATTTACCTATTAAACATTTAGTTGATTTCTTTAAAAATTTAGAATTAGACGAATACGAAAAACAAATAGCCAAAAGACTTTTGGTCGAAATTAATAATCGTTTATCCTTTTTAACCGAAGTCGGTTTGGATTATTTAACATTGAATCGAAATTCGGCCACACTTTCAGGAGGAGAATCGCAGCGTATCAATCTGGCCACTTCTTTAGGTAGTAGTTTAGTAGGATCAATGTATATTTTGGACGAACCGAGTATTGGCTTACACCCAAAAGACAGCGAACGTTTGATAAAAGTATTGTTGTCCCTACGTGATTTAGGCAATACTGTAATTGTTGTCGAGCACGACGAAGACATCATGAAAGCAGCCGATATGATTATCGACATCGGTCCTGAAGCGGGAACTTTTGGTGGAGAATTAGTCGCTCAAGGTGATTTTGAAGAAATACTCCATTCTACTTCGCTCACGGCACAATACCTCAATGGCGATTTAGAAATTGCGGTACCTAAAAGACGTCGTACTTTCAAAAATCACATCGAAATAAAAGGTGCCAGAGAAAATAATCTTCAAAACATTGATGTTACTTTCCCTTTGGATGTACTTACCGTGATTACAGGAGTTTCCGGAAGTGGAAAAAGTACGCTAATCAAGAAAATTCTGTTTCCTGCTATGCAGAAGAAACTGGATAATGCAGGAGAAAAAGCGGGACAATTTACCGAAATATCAGGCTCTTTTTCGCAAATAAAACACATTGAATATGTAGACCAAAACCCAATAGGAAGAAGCTCGCGTTCAAATCCGGTGACTTATATTAAAGCCTATGATGACATCAGAGATTTATTTGCCAAAGAAAAACTATCCAAAATAAGAGGTTATCAGGCCAAACATTTCTCTTTTAATGTTGATGGAGGACGTTGTGAAACCTGCAGCGGTGAAGGAACCATCAATGTTGAAATGGTTTTTATGGCCGACGTGCAATTACCTTGCGAAACCTGCAATGGAAAACGCTTTAAAAAAGAAGTATTAGAAGTGGCTTTTGAAGGCAAAAACATCAACGACATTTTAACAATGACCATCGATGATGCCTTAGCTTTTTTCGAAAAAAACAAACAAAACAAGATTACCCAAAAACTAAAACCTTTGCAGGATGTTGGTTTGGGTTATGTACAATTAGGACAATCTTCTTCAACCCTTTCTGGTGGAGAAGCGCAACGTATCAAACTGGCTTCTTTTTTGGTAAAAGGAGCTACTAAAGACAAGGCCTTATTTGTTTTTGACGAACCTACCACAGGTTTACACTTTCATGACATCAAGAAACTATTAGCTTCTTTTGATGCCTTGATAGAAAAAGGACATTCTTTATTGGTGATAGAACACAATCTCGACCTGATAAAATGTGCCGACTGGATTATTGATTTAGGACCTGAAGGCGGAGAAAACGGAGGGCAATTATTAGCAGTAGGAACACCTGAAGAAATTGTAAAAAACAAAAAATCGATTACCGCTCAATATCTCAAAGAAAAACTTTGA
- a CDS encoding glycosyltransferase family 4 protein — protein MESKKILIITYYWPPAGGPGVQRWLKFVKYLPDFGVKPIVYIPENPTYPIVDENLVKEVSDKAIILKQKIFEPYQLASFLSKNKTKKMNSGIIPNQKKQSFLDKVFLWIRGNLFIPDARFFWVKPSVSYLEKYIIENNIDSIVTSGPPHSLHLIGLELKQKLNLKWYADFRDPWTTIGYHKSLRLSAYAAQKHKELESQVLNTADTIIVTSKTTKTEFEALTPKPIAVITNGFDIEKVEKQTLDTKFSLAHIGSFLSARNPKLLWESLVELIAEIPDFKTHLEIKLIGAVSQEVLETISQFGLNDYLNNLGYVSHEEAIAHQRKSQVLLLIEIDSEETKSIIPGKLFEYMVSNRPIIAIGPNGSDFAEIITDTNTGVFFDYSEKVKLKNLILGFYNQYLEGKLQSHGVGLQKYSRKNLTEQLVQLLTS, from the coding sequence TTGGAATCAAAAAAAATTTTAATAATTACCTATTATTGGCCGCCGGCAGGAGGTCCTGGTGTACAACGCTGGTTGAAATTTGTAAAATATTTACCGGATTTTGGCGTAAAGCCTATTGTATATATTCCTGAAAATCCCACTTATCCTATTGTTGATGAAAACTTAGTAAAAGAAGTTTCGGATAAGGCCATTATTCTAAAACAGAAGATATTTGAACCTTATCAATTGGCTTCTTTTTTATCGAAGAATAAAACTAAGAAGATGAATTCGGGAATTATTCCCAACCAAAAGAAACAATCGTTTTTAGACAAGGTTTTTTTATGGATTCGAGGGAATTTATTTATCCCTGATGCCCGTTTTTTTTGGGTAAAACCTTCCGTATCTTATTTAGAAAAATACATCATTGAGAATAATATTGATAGCATTGTTACTTCGGGGCCGCCGCATAGTTTGCATTTAATCGGACTGGAATTAAAACAGAAATTAAATCTAAAATGGTATGCTGATTTTCGTGATCCCTGGACTACTATTGGTTATCATAAATCCTTGCGATTATCAGCTTATGCGGCTCAAAAACACAAAGAATTAGAATCACAAGTTTTAAATACTGCCGATACAATTATTGTAACCAGTAAAACTACAAAAACCGAATTTGAAGCCTTGACCCCAAAACCTATTGCGGTAATTACAAATGGTTTTGATATAGAAAAAGTAGAGAAACAAACATTAGATACTAAATTTTCTCTGGCGCACATTGGTTCATTTCTTTCGGCAAGAAATCCCAAATTATTGTGGGAATCGTTGGTGGAATTAATAGCTGAAATTCCTGATTTTAAAACTCATTTGGAAATCAAATTAATTGGAGCAGTAAGTCAGGAAGTTTTAGAGACAATCAGCCAATTTGGTTTGAACGACTATTTGAATAATCTGGGATATGTTTCGCATGAAGAAGCGATAGCACATCAACGAAAGTCACAAGTTTTATTATTGATAGAGATTGATTCAGAAGAGACCAAGAGTATTATTCCGGGAAAATTATTCGAATATATGGTTTCTAATCGCCCAATTATCGCTATTGGCCCTAATGGTTCTGATTTTGCCGAAATTATTACGGATACGAATACGGGAGTATTTTTTGATTATTCTGAAAAAGTAAAGCTAAAAAACTTAATTTTGGGCTTTTATAATCAATACCTGGAAGGAAAATTACAATCTCATGGTGTAGGTTTGCAAAAATATTCAAGAAAAAACTTGACCGAGCAATTGGTACAACTTCTAACCTCTTAA
- a CDS encoding triple tyrosine motif-containing protein, with translation MKTKITFLFFIFSIAVFSQDLPPIVKYVPSSYGAGNQNWMISQDQNQFVFFANNEGLLEFNGSYWKLYPSPNETIIRSVKVIGDRIYTGSYMEFGFWKRKSDGLLAYKSLSAAIKSKILDDEQFWNILSYDYWVVFQSLNRIYIYDTQNNSFKIIAPSANIIKAFKTKNAFYYQTNNEGLFEIEGGKSKLISAHPDLKKNRIVNVFEQGDELLILTQGAGFYTLSEKELKKFPTEIDVNFADESVYSCESLSNGGYVIGTVSNGIFIITKEGKKKYHISQKKGLSNNTALSLFEDKEKNLWIGLDNGINCINLNSPIQSYVDDSGVLGTVYTSQLYNGKLYVGTNQGLFYKDYQSNDEFQFISGTKGQVWSLYLYDGTLFCGHDLGTFVVTNGIVKNIFSKSGTWNFVRVPGNKNLLLQGNYYGVSVLEKKNNEWVFRNKIRGFDYSSKYFAITKGFEIYVSHEYKGVFRLETDAKLQEVRRNFAYKNPKKGKNASLVQFNNVIYYANKEGVFKLNNATKEFYKEPVLSSVFEKDEYTSGKMIVDNSNKIWLFSKNYISYYASNKLINKLKRNSIPIPASLTNSMLGYENITQLSPSTYFFGTTDGYYTMNINELAFENYKVSISNISSNTLNGSVKTNPILEEGRFPHDENNLTFSYTVAEYNKYINVEYQYILEGFQDQWSDWNVRPSVNFKNLPSGDYVFKVKAKLANSNLENTVTYHFTILKPWYATNLAIVIYILLGFLSIRLIHKEYNKYYQRQKEKLIEENNLLLEIKELENEQQLMRLKNEQLSHDVDEINKELAASAMSLHSKNELLAFIQKDLKNNEESDSRSIKTVISTINKNITGKDSWSVFQEAFNKTDKDFLKKMKEAHPSLTANDLRLCAYLRLNLSSKEIAPLLNISVRSVEIKRYRLRKKMDLSHEQGLVEYILTV, from the coding sequence TTGAAAACAAAAATTACTTTCTTATTTTTTATTTTTTCTATTGCCGTTTTCTCACAAGATTTGCCTCCTATTGTGAAATACGTTCCTAGTAGTTATGGGGCAGGAAATCAAAACTGGATGATTTCACAAGATCAAAATCAGTTTGTGTTTTTTGCCAACAATGAAGGACTTTTAGAGTTTAATGGTTCGTATTGGAAATTGTACCCTTCTCCAAATGAAACTATTATCAGGTCAGTAAAAGTAATTGGAGATCGAATTTATACAGGTAGTTATATGGAATTTGGTTTTTGGAAGCGAAAATCAGATGGTTTGTTAGCATATAAGTCTTTAAGTGCTGCCATAAAATCTAAGATTTTAGATGATGAGCAATTTTGGAATATATTAAGTTATGATTATTGGGTTGTTTTTCAGTCTTTGAATCGGATTTATATTTATGATACACAAAATAATAGTTTTAAAATTATTGCGCCCAGTGCTAATATTATTAAAGCTTTTAAAACAAAGAATGCTTTTTATTATCAAACTAATAATGAAGGATTATTTGAAATTGAAGGAGGAAAGAGCAAATTAATTTCAGCTCATCCTGATTTGAAAAAAAATCGGATTGTAAATGTTTTTGAACAAGGAGATGAACTTTTAATTTTAACTCAAGGGGCTGGTTTTTATACTCTTTCAGAGAAAGAATTAAAGAAATTCCCAACCGAAATTGATGTTAATTTTGCCGACGAAAGTGTCTATAGTTGTGAGTCATTGTCTAATGGCGGCTATGTTATAGGAACGGTTTCAAACGGTATTTTTATCATAACCAAGGAAGGAAAAAAGAAATACCATATCTCTCAAAAGAAAGGTTTGAGCAATAATACCGCCTTATCATTGTTTGAGGATAAAGAAAAAAATCTCTGGATTGGTCTTGATAATGGGATTAACTGCATCAATCTCAATTCGCCTATACAGAGTTATGTGGATGATTCCGGGGTTTTAGGTACAGTTTATACTTCGCAATTGTACAATGGAAAATTATATGTAGGAACTAATCAGGGGTTGTTTTACAAGGATTATCAAAGTAACGATGAATTTCAATTTATAAGTGGTACAAAAGGGCAGGTTTGGTCCTTGTATTTGTATGATGGTACCTTGTTTTGCGGACATGATTTAGGAACTTTTGTGGTAACAAATGGAATTGTGAAGAATATTTTTTCCAAATCAGGAACCTGGAATTTTGTTAGAGTTCCCGGAAATAAAAATCTTTTGTTACAAGGGAATTATTATGGTGTTTCGGTTTTAGAGAAAAAAAATAACGAATGGGTTTTTAGAAATAAAATCAGAGGTTTTGATTATTCTTCTAAATATTTTGCTATTACTAAAGGTTTCGAAATCTATGTAAGCCACGAATACAAAGGGGTTTTTAGATTAGAAACCGATGCTAAACTTCAGGAAGTCAGAAGGAATTTTGCCTATAAAAATCCCAAAAAAGGGAAAAATGCCAGTTTGGTTCAGTTTAACAACGTAATCTATTATGCTAATAAAGAAGGGGTTTTTAAATTAAATAATGCAACAAAAGAGTTTTATAAAGAGCCGGTTTTGAGTTCTGTTTTTGAAAAAGACGAATATACTTCGGGTAAAATGATTGTAGATAATTCTAATAAAATATGGTTGTTTTCCAAGAATTATATTAGTTATTATGCTTCTAATAAGTTGATTAATAAGCTAAAAAGAAACAGTATTCCTATTCCTGCTTCATTGACAAATTCCATGTTAGGCTATGAGAATATTACTCAATTATCGCCTTCTACTTATTTTTTTGGAACTACGGATGGTTATTATACAATGAATATTAACGAATTGGCTTTCGAAAATTATAAAGTTTCTATTTCAAATATTAGTAGTAATACGCTAAATGGGTCAGTGAAAACTAATCCAATTCTTGAGGAAGGTCGATTTCCACATGATGAAAACAACCTTACTTTTTCATACACCGTAGCCGAGTACAATAAATATATTAATGTGGAGTACCAATATATTTTAGAAGGTTTTCAGGATCAATGGAGTGATTGGAATGTAAGGCCCTCAGTTAATTTTAAGAATTTACCATCAGGGGATTATGTTTTTAAAGTGAAGGCAAAATTGGCTAATTCGAATCTGGAAAACACAGTAACTTATCATTTTACCATTTTAAAACCTTGGTATGCTACTAATTTGGCTATTGTTATTTATATTCTTTTAGGATTTTTATCCATTCGATTAATTCATAAAGAATACAATAAATATTATCAACGTCAGAAAGAAAAACTGATTGAAGAAAATAATTTGTTGTTAGAGATAAAAGAGTTGGAAAATGAACAACAATTAATGCGTTTAAAAAATGAACAATTATCTCATGATGTGGATGAAATCAATAAAGAGCTTGCTGCTTCTGCTATGAGTTTGCATAGTAAAAATGAATTATTAGCCTTTATCCAGAAAGATTTAAAAAACAATGAAGAAAGTGATAGCCGAAGTATTAAAACCGTAATTTCTACTATCAATAAGAATATTACAGGAAAAGATTCCTGGAGTGTTTTTCAGGAAGCTTTTAATAAAACAGATAAGGATTTCCTGAAAAAAATGAAAGAGGCACACCCTTCCTTAACTGCAAATGATTTGCGATTATGTGCTTACTTAAGACTCAATTTGTCTTCAAAAGAAATAGCTCCATTGTTAAATATATCGGTACGAAGCGTTGAGATAAAAAGATACCGTTTGCGTAAAAAAATGGATTTATCACATGAACAAGGCTTGGTTGAGTATATTTTGACTGTATAG
- a CDS encoding YfhO family protein: MKILNRFYPHAIAILGFVLVSLIYFYPVLQRKQIFQSDIAQYTGMAKEQNDFRAAEKVEPYWTNSAFGGMPTYQLGAKYPYDFIGVIDDVLRFLPRPADYLFLYFLGFYGLLLVLKTDPLKAFFGAVAFGFSTYLIIILGVGHNAKAHAIAYMPLVIAGFILVFRKKYVVGGLLTMIATALEINANHFQMTYYLLIFLLILSAYFTFNFIKEKEYKSFFTAIGVLAVAGILAIGANATNLLATAEYADFSTRGKSELTFNPDGSKNTDTSAMTRDYITEYSYGVMESFNLIAPRLFGGSNSESLGTDSSMYDFMISQGVPAGQAADFVSGMPTYWGDQPIVAAPAYIGVVVFFLGILALIIDERKIKYVFLSGAVVALLLSWGKNFPALTDFFIDYVPMYNKFRAVSSIQVILELCFPVLAVMGLQSFFKADKKEQWQALWQSTAIVIGTIVILFLSKGMFSFSGASDSYFTESYGPSFVDALKNDRKTLFSADLLRSAFLIILTAGVLWMLIKNKIAQNTAIILVGLFMVSDLFFVDKKYVSAKDFVSKREVEVPFQETQADAQILKDSSHYRVFEVNGNFSSARASYFHKSIGGYHAAKPRRVQQLFDYQIAKNNLEILNMLNVKYVIQTDKEGKEFPVYNPDANGNAWFVSDVKLVNNANAEMKALEHLNTKKVAVFNMQLHRDKFKNARLKRNMDTTGKIQLRVYKPNYIKYLSESKDGGLAVFSEIYYPNGWNAYVDGEKTDHFPVNYVLRGMMLPKGVHTVEFKFEPEVIKTGSTITLISGVGMLLLLIGGVYFERKKGSKIVG, from the coding sequence TTGAAAATACTTAATAGGTTTTACCCGCACGCTATTGCCATTCTTGGTTTTGTATTAGTTTCACTAATTTATTTTTACCCGGTACTTCAAAGAAAACAAATTTTTCAGTCGGATATTGCCCAATATACGGGTATGGCGAAGGAACAAAATGATTTTAGAGCTGCCGAGAAAGTAGAGCCTTACTGGACAAATTCTGCTTTTGGGGGGATGCCAACTTATCAATTGGGTGCTAAATATCCTTATGACTTTATAGGGGTAATAGATGATGTATTGCGTTTTTTACCGCGTCCGGCAGATTATTTATTTCTATACTTTTTAGGGTTTTATGGATTGTTGTTGGTCTTAAAAACAGATCCTTTAAAAGCCTTTTTTGGAGCGGTAGCCTTTGGGTTTTCTACTTATTTGATTATTATTCTGGGGGTAGGGCATAATGCTAAGGCGCATGCTATAGCTTATATGCCATTAGTTATAGCTGGTTTTATATTGGTTTTTAGAAAAAAATATGTTGTTGGAGGATTGCTTACAATGATAGCTACGGCGTTAGAAATTAATGCCAATCACTTTCAAATGACCTATTATTTATTGATTTTTCTGTTGATTCTTTCGGCATATTTTACTTTTAATTTTATAAAAGAAAAAGAATATAAATCGTTTTTTACGGCAATTGGAGTTTTAGCTGTTGCAGGAATTTTAGCTATTGGTGCCAATGCTACTAATTTATTGGCTACAGCCGAATATGCTGATTTTAGTACCCGTGGAAAAAGCGAGCTGACTTTTAACCCCGATGGTTCGAAGAATACCGACACCAGTGCGATGACCCGTGATTATATTACGGAGTATAGTTACGGAGTTATGGAAAGTTTCAATTTGATTGCACCAAGACTTTTCGGAGGTTCTAATAGTGAAAGTTTAGGAACCGATAGCAGTATGTATGATTTTATGATTAGTCAGGGTGTTCCTGCTGGTCAGGCAGCTGATTTTGTTAGCGGGATGCCAACTTATTGGGGAGATCAGCCTATTGTAGCTGCTCCGGCTTATATAGGTGTGGTGGTTTTCTTTTTAGGAATTCTGGCTTTGATTATAGACGAAAGAAAAATAAAATATGTGTTTCTTTCGGGAGCAGTGGTAGCTTTGTTGCTTTCCTGGGGGAAGAATTTTCCGGCTTTAACGGATTTCTTTATTGATTATGTACCAATGTACAATAAGTTTAGAGCGGTTTCGTCTATTCAGGTCATTTTAGAATTATGCTTTCCTGTCCTTGCCGTTATGGGATTACAATCTTTTTTTAAGGCCGATAAAAAAGAACAATGGCAAGCTTTGTGGCAGTCAACAGCTATTGTGATTGGAACAATCGTTATTTTGTTTCTTTCCAAAGGGATGTTTAGTTTCTCAGGAGCCAGTGATAGTTATTTTACCGAAAGTTATGGGCCTAGTTTTGTTGATGCGCTTAAAAACGACAGAAAGACTTTGTTTAGTGCCGATTTATTGCGCTCCGCCTTTCTGATTATTTTGACAGCCGGCGTTTTGTGGATGCTTATTAAAAACAAAATTGCTCAAAATACCGCCATCATTCTGGTTGGTTTATTTATGGTTTCCGATTTGTTTTTTGTTGATAAAAAGTATGTTTCGGCTAAGGATTTTGTGAGTAAAAGAGAGGTTGAGGTGCCTTTTCAGGAAACTCAAGCCGATGCTCAAATATTAAAAGATTCTTCACATTACCGTGTTTTTGAAGTAAATGGAAACTTCTCCAGCGCCAGAGCATCCTATTTTCATAAATCCATTGGAGGTTATCATGCAGCTAAACCACGCAGAGTACAACAATTATTTGATTATCAAATTGCTAAAAATAATTTGGAGATTTTAAATATGTTGAACGTAAAATATGTGATTCAAACCGATAAAGAAGGAAAAGAATTTCCGGTTTATAATCCTGATGCCAACGGAAATGCCTGGTTTGTTAGTGATGTTAAATTAGTAAATAATGCCAATGCTGAAATGAAAGCATTGGAACATTTGAATACAAAAAAAGTGGCTGTTTTTAATATGCAGTTGCATAGAGATAAATTTAAAAACGCCCGTTTAAAACGCAATATGGATACCACAGGGAAAATTCAGTTGCGAGTGTACAAGCCTAATTATATTAAATACCTGTCAGAAAGTAAGGATGGAGGTTTAGCTGTTTTTTCTGAAATTTATTATCCAAATGGGTGGAATGCTTATGTTGACGGTGAAAAAACAGATCATTTTCCTGTGAATTATGTTTTAAGAGGGATGATGCTTCCTAAAGGAGTTCATACGGTAGAATTCAAATTTGAACCCGAAGTAATTAAAACAGGAAGTACCATTACACTGATAAGTGGAGTAGGTATGCTGTTGTTGTTAATAGGAGGAGTTTATTTTGAAAGGAAAAAAGGATCAAAGATTGTTGGTTAA
- a CDS encoding DUF4834 family protein, whose amino-acid sequence MQEASFTGFIKTLFYIIAFYYIFRFLAKLFLPLLIKKVVEKAGENMQQQQRQYQDFQQNTKEGETSIYNTQNVKQPRETKKVGDYVDYEEID is encoded by the coding sequence ATGCAAGAAGCATCATTTACAGGATTTATAAAAACATTATTTTATATCATCGCTTTCTATTATATTTTTAGATTTTTAGCGAAATTGTTTTTACCGCTGCTGATTAAAAAAGTAGTGGAAAAAGCGGGCGAAAATATGCAGCAACAACAACGTCAGTATCAGGATTTCCAGCAAAATACTAAGGAAGGAGAAACCTCTATTTACAATACTCAAAACGTAAAACAACCTCGGGAGACCAAAAAAGTAGGAGATTATGTGGATTACGAAGAAATAGATTAA
- a CDS encoding lipopolysaccharide biosynthesis protein yields MGIVLNQSLKNTIITYIGFAIGGINTIYLYPVFLGATYYALTNYILSSANVIMPLFAIGMQNTLVKFYSQYETNEERSRFLSFTVLFPLLLIVPLCLIGFIFFDEILYFLSKKNIIVKNYIWLIPFIGICMAYFEIFYAWLRVHMHSVFGNFIKEVALRLASLFLLVGVYYNWITVEGFVYATAVVYLLALLITMFYAFSIQKPDFQFTIPANTKDILVYTFYIILSGSVANLLLDGDKMILNQYMNIENIAYYSVATYIALVISVPSRAMHQIVYPITARLMHENNHDEMDILYKKTSINLQVVGGFVMLGIFVNIKMLYQLVPPEYAGGISVVFMIGLSKYFDLILGNNNAIIFNTKYYRAVLFLGVLLVVLTVGLNMVFIPIYGIMGSAFATLLSITLYSLAKLMFVVKRLHLYPFTKQTLYSLYLTTVLFLAFYFWDFSLSPIVAIILKSILVTIAYVYLNYKFVISVEINQVMDGLLKKLGIVR; encoded by the coding sequence ATGGGAATCGTATTAAATCAGTCCTTAAAAAACACCATTATTACCTATATCGGTTTTGCTATTGGAGGAATCAATACCATTTATTTGTATCCTGTTTTTCTTGGTGCAACCTATTATGCTTTAACTAATTATATTTTGTCTTCGGCCAATGTAATTATGCCTTTGTTTGCCATTGGAATGCAGAATACTTTGGTAAAATTCTATTCTCAGTATGAAACTAACGAGGAAAGATCCCGGTTTTTATCTTTTACCGTACTGTTTCCTTTGCTGTTGATTGTTCCCTTATGTTTGATTGGTTTTATCTTTTTTGATGAAATATTGTATTTTTTATCTAAGAAGAATATCATCGTTAAAAATTATATTTGGCTGATTCCTTTTATAGGGATTTGTATGGCTTATTTCGAAATTTTCTATGCCTGGCTGCGGGTTCATATGCACTCGGTTTTTGGAAATTTTATTAAAGAAGTAGCACTCCGATTGGCTTCCTTATTTTTATTGGTTGGCGTTTATTACAATTGGATAACGGTAGAAGGTTTTGTTTATGCTACAGCAGTTGTGTATCTTTTGGCACTTCTGATAACCATGTTTTATGCTTTTAGTATTCAAAAACCTGATTTTCAATTTACCATTCCGGCTAATACTAAAGATATTTTAGTTTATACATTTTACATTATTTTATCGGGTAGCGTTGCTAATTTATTGTTAGATGGTGATAAAATGATATTGAATCAATATATGAATATCGAAAATATAGCCTACTATTCGGTGGCTACTTACATTGCTTTGGTAATTTCGGTTCCCAGTCGTGCCATGCACCAAATTGTGTATCCTATCACAGCCCGATTAATGCACGAAAATAACCATGACGAAATGGATATTTTGTATAAAAAAACATCGATTAATTTACAGGTAGTAGGAGGATTTGTAATGCTGGGTATTTTTGTCAATATTAAAATGCTTTATCAGTTAGTTCCACCTGAATATGCCGGAGGGATATCGGTGGTTTTTATGATTGGTTTGTCTAAGTATTTTGATTTGATTTTGGGGAATAATAATGCCATTATTTTCAATACCAAGTATTATCGAGCCGTATTGTTTTTAGGTGTGCTTTTGGTTGTTCTAACCGTAGGTTTAAATATGGTTTTTATCCCAATTTATGGAATCATGGGGTCAGCATTTGCTACTTTATTGTCAATCACGTTATATAGTTTAGCTAAATTGATGTTTGTTGTAAAACGTTTGCATTTGTATCCGTTTACTAAACAAACACTGTATTCGTTATATCTCACTACGGTTTTGTTTTTAGCGTTCTATTTTTGGGATTTTTCTTTGAGTCCTATTGTCGCTATTATTTTAAAATCCATTTTAGTAACTATAGCTTATGTTTATTTGAATTATAAGTTTGTTATTTCTGTCGAAATCAATCAGGTTATGGATGGTTTGTTGAAAAAGCTTGGTATTGTAAGATAA